One Mastacembelus armatus chromosome 10, fMasArm1.2, whole genome shotgun sequence DNA window includes the following coding sequences:
- the stx5a gene encoding syntaxin-5a isoform X2, with protein sequence MTCRDRTLEFQSACKSLQGRQNGVQPSKPASSALRQRSDFTVMAKRIGKDLSNTFAKLEKLTILAKRKSLFDDKAVEIEELTYIIKQDINSLNKQIAQLQDLVRSRGAPGGRHIQTHSNTIVVSLQSKLASMSNDFKSVLEVRTENLKQQRSRREQFSQPPVSTSPMMANNFKSSVLMQDESRSMGDVAIDMDSHSNPLQLQLVDEQDSYIQSRADTMQNIESTIVELGSIFQQLAHMVKEQEETIQRIDANVEDTQLNVEAAHTEILKYFQSVSSNRWLMIKIFLVLIIFFIIFVVFFA encoded by the exons ATGACGTGCCGTGACCGGACGCTCGAGTTTCAGTCGGCTTGTAAatctctccagggcagacag AATGGAGTCCAGCCCAGTAAACCAGCCAGCAGTGCTCTTAGGCAGCGCAGTGACTTCACAGTTATGGCCAA GAGAATTGGAAAAGACTTGAGCAATACATTTGCCAAACTGGAAAAGCTCACTATTT TGGCTAAAAGAAAATCTCTTTTTGACGACAAGGCAGTGGAGATTGAGGAGCTAACATACATCATTAAACAA gaCATCAACAGTCTAAACAAACAGATAGCACAGCTGCAGGACCTGGTGAGATCCCGCGGTGCTCCGGGTGGCCGACATATCCAAACCCACTCCAACACCATAGTGGTGTCATTACAG tcaaAACTGGCTTCAATGTCCAATGACTTCAAATCAGTCTTAGAAGTCCGAACAGAG aaCCTGAAGCAGCAGCGCAGCAGGAGAGAGCAGTTCTCCCAGCCTCCTGTCTCGACCTCTCCTATGATGGCCAACAACTTCA AGAGCTCAGTCCTGATGCAGGATGAGTCCCGGAGTATGGGGGATGTGGCCATCGATATGGACTCCCACAGCAACCCCTTGCAACTCCAGCTTGTTGATGAGCAG GACTCATACATCCAGAGCCGTGCCGACACTATGCAGAATATTGAGAGCACCATTGTGGAATTAGGCTCCATTTTCCAGCAGCTGGCACACATGGTCAAGGAGCAAGAGGAGACCATCCAGAG GATTGATGCTAACGTGGAGGACACCCAGCTGAACGTGGAGGCcgcacacacagaaatcctCAAATACTTCCAATCAGTCTCCTCAAATCGCTGGCTGATGATCAAGATCTTTCTCgtcctcatcatcttcttcatcatctttgttGTGTTCTTCGCCTAA
- the stx5a gene encoding syntaxin-5a isoform X1 — protein MTCRDRTLEFQSACKSLQGRQNGVQPSKPASSALRQRSDFTVMAKRIGKDLSNTFAKLEKLTILAKRKSLFDDKAVEIEELTYIIKQDINSLNKQIAQLQDLVRSRGAPGGRHIQTHSNTIVVSLQSKLASMSNDFKSVLEVRTENLKQQRSRREQFSQPPVSTSPMMANNFRSRKKGAQEPHAAREPRNDYQGYTTSNLKESSVLMQDESRSMGDVAIDMDSHSNPLQLQLVDEQDSYIQSRADTMQNIESTIVELGSIFQQLAHMVKEQEETIQRIDANVEDTQLNVEAAHTEILKYFQSVSSNRWLMIKIFLVLIIFFIIFVVFFA, from the exons ATGACGTGCCGTGACCGGACGCTCGAGTTTCAGTCGGCTTGTAAatctctccagggcagacag AATGGAGTCCAGCCCAGTAAACCAGCCAGCAGTGCTCTTAGGCAGCGCAGTGACTTCACAGTTATGGCCAA GAGAATTGGAAAAGACTTGAGCAATACATTTGCCAAACTGGAAAAGCTCACTATTT TGGCTAAAAGAAAATCTCTTTTTGACGACAAGGCAGTGGAGATTGAGGAGCTAACATACATCATTAAACAA gaCATCAACAGTCTAAACAAACAGATAGCACAGCTGCAGGACCTGGTGAGATCCCGCGGTGCTCCGGGTGGCCGACATATCCAAACCCACTCCAACACCATAGTGGTGTCATTACAG tcaaAACTGGCTTCAATGTCCAATGACTTCAAATCAGTCTTAGAAGTCCGAACAGAG aaCCTGAAGCAGCAGCGCAGCAGGAGAGAGCAGTTCTCCCAGCCTCCTGTCTCGACCTCTCCTATGATGGCCAACAACTTCA ggAGCCGCAAAAAAGGGGCCCAGGAGCCGCATGCAGCTCGCGAGCCGCGCAATGACTACCAGGGCTATACAACCTCAAATTTAAAAG AGAGCTCAGTCCTGATGCAGGATGAGTCCCGGAGTATGGGGGATGTGGCCATCGATATGGACTCCCACAGCAACCCCTTGCAACTCCAGCTTGTTGATGAGCAG GACTCATACATCCAGAGCCGTGCCGACACTATGCAGAATATTGAGAGCACCATTGTGGAATTAGGCTCCATTTTCCAGCAGCTGGCACACATGGTCAAGGAGCAAGAGGAGACCATCCAGAG GATTGATGCTAACGTGGAGGACACCCAGCTGAACGTGGAGGCcgcacacacagaaatcctCAAATACTTCCAATCAGTCTCCTCAAATCGCTGGCTGATGATCAAGATCTTTCTCgtcctcatcatcttcttcatcatctttgttGTGTTCTTCGCCTAA
- the LOC113144826 gene encoding protein RD3, with translation MFPWSAVFSLEPKVPGQRTTEELVTNTLMLELGAMVKHTERIRLERATEGRRRRRSSSSTADYSWLANTPTPQPYELTPNDLLELQDLCAKIPPAQCGPVIVRFRRLVSQMEPEVHEVPRLFRTVLRDCMDEMNKNEDIQREDTVFEKQQRSKSLSFVTFRTKFRTGHLFKGSGMRGSRGNLQQQVDWSDEEEDGEGEEEAIKARARKGRSRSMPEITPVEQSAQG, from the exons ATGTTTCCTTGGTCTGCTGTTTTCTCCCTTGAACCCAAAGTTCCCGGCCAGCGGACAACTGAGGAGTTGGTGACCAATACGCTGATGTTGGAGCTGGGTGCCATGGTGAAGCACACTGAACGCATCCGTTTAGAGCGGGCTACAGAGGGTCGTCGCCGTCGGCgcagctcctcctccacagCTGACTACAGCTGGCTGGCCAACACACCGACCCCACAGCCCTACGAGCTGACACCCAAtgatctgctggagctgcaGGACCTCTGTGCCAAAATTCCTCCTGCACAGTGCGGTCCTGTCATCGTCAG GTTCAGGAGGCTAGTGTCGCAGATGGAGCCTGAGGTTCACGAGGTTCCCCGGCTGTTTCGCACAGTGCTGCGTGACTGCATGGACGAGATGAACAAAAACGAAGACATTCAGAGGGAGGACACAGTATTTGAAAAGCAGCAACGCAGCAAGAGCCTCTCCTTTGTAACCTTCCGCACAAAATTTCGCACGGGGCATTTATTTAAGGGCAGTGGCATGAGAGGCTCCAGGGGgaacctgcagcagcaggtggattggtctgatgaggaggaggatggtgaaggggaggaggaggccaTCAAAGCCAGGGCCAGAAAGGGAAGAAGCAGGAGTATGCCAGAGATCACCCCTGTGGAGCAGAGTGCTCAGGGGTGA